GATGGACCGCATGAAGCAAAACTGCTAGGACTGGATATTAGTAAGGCAATGAGTATTCTTGGATGGAAACCTCATCTTTCTACATCTGAGGCCATTGAGCTTACTTGCCGTTGGTATAGATTATCTTTTGATGAGCCTGATTCTATTATTCCTTACACAAAAAACCAGATAACGGTTTTTCATGGAGAAGGGAAAAGCAACCATGAATAAAGATACGTTACTGGTTGTTGGTGCAAGCGGTTTCGTTGGAAAAAATATTATTGAACAGCTCTATGAGAAATACAGGATTATTGCTGTAGATAAAAAAGTTGATGATAGCTTTTTTAGATCTTTTTTAGATGTTGTCTCCATAGAGGCGGATATTACTAATTTGCAGGATATCGAAGATATAATCGATTTATATCCACCTAACTTTGTTGTTAATCTTGTATCAATAGTTTCAGCAGAACGTGACTTGTCCATGTTTTCTTCCTTAATAGAGACTAATTTGAAAGTTCTTATTAATTTGTTTGAAACCTTACAAAATAAAAGTTCTCTTAGACTATTCGTTCAATTTGGCTCTGCTGAGGAGTATGGAAGTCTCTGCCCTGTTCCTTTTAGAGAGTGTGATAGAGAATATCCTGATTCTCCTTATGCATTGATTAAACAAGCGACAACAAATACTACATTGATGCTTCATAGAAATTATGACTTTCCTTCAATGGTTATTCGTCCCGGTAATTTGTTTGGAAAATATCAAAGTAAAGATAAATTAATCCCGTATCTAATGGATAAACTTTATCATGGTGAAAATATAGAGATGACTCCTGGAAAGCAAGAGCGTGATTTCATCTATTGTTCTGATCTTGTAGTGTCGCTTGATGGTCTTTTGGGTAATTATAAACACGCCATTGGGAAAATTGTTAATATTGCGTCAGGAGTTGGTATTAGCCTACGTTCATTAGTTGAAAGTGCCAAATCCTTATTAGATAGTGATAGCAAGATCAAATTTGGTGCTCTTCCTTATCGTAAAAATGAAATGATGCATTTTCAATGTGATGTCGGTCTATTAAAGTCTCTAATTCCAAATTATAGAGTCACAGACTTCAAAATTGGGCTATATTCATATCTTGAGTTTTTAAAAAGGTCTATGGAGGACTAATATGAAATATTTAATAACTGGGGGCTGTGGGTTCCTTGGTTCTAATATTGGGGCAGAGATTCTCCAAAGAAATGATAGGTTAACTGTATTTGATAATCTTTATCGAATTGGAAGCATTCAAAATCTTGAGTGGTTACAGTCGCAAGGAAAAAGATTTGAGTTTGTCCACGGAGATATAAGAAACCGCAATGATGTTGATCGCATAATTAAAGAACAGAAGCCTGATATTATTTTTCATCTCGCGGGTCAAGTTGCTATGACAACTTCCATTGCTAATCCTAGAATGGATTTTGAAGTGAATGCTTTTGGAAGTTTCAATGTATTGGAAGCTGTCAGAAAATATTCTCCTGATACGGGAATTGTTTATTCATCGACAAACAAAGTATATGGTGATTTAGAACAGTATACATATCGTGAGGAAGCGACAAGGTTTGTTTGTAAAGATTATCCGGAAGGATTTGATGAGTCGGTACCACTTAATTTTCACTCTCCATATGGTACATCAAAAGGAAGTGCCGACCAGTATATGCTTGATTATGCTCGAATTTTTAATTTGAAAACAGCTGTGTTTAGGCATTCATCAATGTATGGAGGCCGACAATTTGCTACCTATGACCAGGGATGGGTTGGTTGGTTCATTCAAAAGGCTATCGAGACGAAAAAAGGGAAACTCAAAGAGCCGTTTACTATTTCAGGCAATGGCAAACAGGTTAGAGATATTCTACATGCAAAAGATATGGTTAGACTTTATCTTATGGCAGGAGATAGAATTGATCGGATACAAGGTGAAGCTTTTTGCATCGGTGGAGGGGTTGAAAATTCTCTTTCCCTTTTAGAATTATTTGCTTTTTTAGAGAATGAACTATCAATAAAGTTAAAATATAACATGCTTCCGGTAAGGGAAAGCGATCAAAAAGTATTTATTGCAGATATTACTAAGGCCAAAAGAATGTTGGATTGGACACCAACAATCCATAGTTCTATTGGCATTAAAAAAATGATTTCTTGGGTAAATACGTTTCTTGATTAAAAAGCGAGATGATTCAATTTTTGACTTCTTGGCTGACAGTGAATCGTAGCCATGGAAAAGATAACCTTTATTAGAACTAAAGGGAAAAAAGGTATAAAGCATGGACTTGTTACAAATTTTGATTCCTACCTATAACAGGATTGATTTTCTTGCAAAAAACATAAATCTTCTTGATACATACAT
The nucleotide sequence above comes from Sediminispirochaeta bajacaliforniensis DSM 16054. Encoded proteins:
- a CDS encoding NAD-dependent epimerase/dehydratase family protein — its product is MNKDTLLVVGASGFVGKNIIEQLYEKYRIIAVDKKVDDSFFRSFLDVVSIEADITNLQDIEDIIDLYPPNFVVNLVSIVSAERDLSMFSSLIETNLKVLINLFETLQNKSSLRLFVQFGSAEEYGSLCPVPFRECDREYPDSPYALIKQATTNTTLMLHRNYDFPSMVIRPGNLFGKYQSKDKLIPYLMDKLYHGENIEMTPGKQERDFIYCSDLVVSLDGLLGNYKHAIGKIVNIASGVGISLRSLVESAKSLLDSDSKIKFGALPYRKNEMMHFQCDVGLLKSLIPNYRVTDFKIGLYSYLEFLKRSMED
- a CDS encoding GDP-mannose 4,6-dehydratase, with the translated sequence MKYLITGGCGFLGSNIGAEILQRNDRLTVFDNLYRIGSIQNLEWLQSQGKRFEFVHGDIRNRNDVDRIIKEQKPDIIFHLAGQVAMTTSIANPRMDFEVNAFGSFNVLEAVRKYSPDTGIVYSSTNKVYGDLEQYTYREEATRFVCKDYPEGFDESVPLNFHSPYGTSKGSADQYMLDYARIFNLKTAVFRHSSMYGGRQFATYDQGWVGWFIQKAIETKKGKLKEPFTISGNGKQVRDILHAKDMVRLYLMAGDRIDRIQGEAFCIGGGVENSLSLLELFAFLENELSIKLKYNMLPVRESDQKVFIADITKAKRMLDWTPTIHSSIGIKKMISWVNTFLD